GCAGGTCGACGTTGGTCACCCAGGCGAGTTCCGTGATGATCTCCTGGGTGAGCTCGTCGTCGGTGGTCTGGGAGAGCTCCTCCAGGCGGTCGCTGGGGTTGACGGTCATCTCGTTGCCGTCCATGTCCGGCACGGTCACGTCACCCTCGGACCCGCCCTGTGCCTCTACCAGCGACGGGTAGTTGAACGGCACCGTGTTGTGCTGGAGCAGCTGCTGCTGCAGCGAGAAGTAGGGGAACGCCGCCTGGGCGCCGCCGGGGATCCAGGCGCCGGCCGTCAGCACGAAGTCGCCGTTGGGCCAGGCCGTGCTGGCCAGCGAGTCGAAGCTCCGCGCGTCGACCGTGGCGTCGAAGCCGAACGAGGCGAGCTGGTCGACGATGGTCTCCGTCGCCGTCACCCAGTCGCTCCAGCCCTGTGGGGCGCTGACGGGGAGCTTGACCGCGTTGCCGTCCGGATCCTGCCAGGTACCGTTGTTCTTCGAGTAGCCGGCCTCCTCGAGGACGGCCGTCGCCTCGTCGGTCATCGACTCGTCGACGCCGTACGCGTTGAAGTCGCTCATGGCGTCGCCGAGCCACCGCTCCTGGTCGGCGGAGGGAATGGCCACCGGCAGCGGCGGAACCGTCTTCAGCGTGTTCCCGACGTTGTTTACGACCTGTTCGCGGTTGATCACGTACTGGATAGCCTGTCGCACCGCGCGGTCGCCGGCGTGCTCGTGGTCGTGGTTGGGGACGAGCCCGTACCCCCACTTCCCGGGGATGGTCTCCATCTGGACGCTGTCGGGCATCTGATCGACCACCTCGGGGGAGGCGAACAGCGTGTGCACGGAGTCGATCTCCATGTTGATCAGCGCCTGGTGGGTCTGCTGGTTGCCATCGATGTACCGGAACGCGAACTCGCTGAAGTTGATGTTCCCCGAGTCGGGGTGGTCGTCGCGGCGGGTAGTGAGCAGCTGCTGCTGGCCGGCCCGCTCCAGCGAGAACGGTCCCGAGGCGACGACGTCCTGGTAGGCGAACTCCTGAAGCTGTCGAGCGGCCTCGTCGTTGCCCTCGTTCTCCATGACCTCCAGGTACTCGCCGAAGATGTCGGCCTTCTGCTGGACCCAGTTGTCCGTCAGCGCGTCGTACTCGACGATGGTCGGGTTGACGTCGCCGTCGATGTTGAGCACGACCGTCTTGTCGTCCGGCGTGTCGATGCTCGACACGTAGTTCCACAGCGAGCCGCCGGTCAGCTGGTTGAGCCGGAGCTGGACCGCGAGGTCCTCGCTCGTGACGTCGTCGCCGTTGTCCCAGGTCAGGTCCTCCCGGATCGCCATCTCGAAGGTGTCGCCGGTGAACTCCCAGTCCTGGATGGCGTGGGGCGTCATCTCCCCTTTCGCGTAGTTGAACTTCACGAACTCGTCGAAGAGGACGTTGAACGCGACCGCGGAGTAGCTGTTGGGGTTCTGCTCGTTGAACTGGACGTTCGCCGGGACCAGATTCGCCCAGCCGAGGTGCGTGACGTCGTGGACCTGCTGGCTCCCGCCGTCGCCGCCGTCTCCGTCCGATCCGTTACCGCCGTCCGACCCGTCGGACCCGTCACCGCCGTCGGACCCGTCACCGTCGTCGCCGCCACCGCCGTCTCCGCCACAGCCGGCGAGGGCGGCCACACCCGACGCGCCCGCGAGTCGCACGAACTGGCGGCGGTTGAGGAGGTCTCGGTATCGGTCATATGTCATGGTCTACCACGGTTCGAGGATTGAGGAGATAGATAATAAAAATTTGGTCCATATTTGCGTCGTCACCCGCGACCTGTGAGAGCAGATCGCTCACGTCCGATTCAGTTGTACGCCGTTTACCGGGTGCGAGAGCCCTGTTCCGAGATGCGATCCGTTTCGTGACCAGTCGGCTGAGACACTGCTGTTCGAATCGCGAAAATCGAGTTCAACACAGACAGAACCTTCTATAGCCGGGACGGCGAACGATCAGGCATGACAGACCGCGCGTGGTGGAAGGAGGCCGTCGTCTATCAGGTCTACCCGCGGAGCTTCAACGACACGGACGGCGACGGGGTCGGGGACCTCCCCGGCGTCGTCGAGAAGGTCGACTACCTCGACGAGCTGGGCGTCGACGTCGTCTGGCTCAACCCGGTCTACGAGTCGCCGATGGCCGACAACGGCTACGACATCGCCGACTACCGGTCGATCCACCCCGAGTTCGGGGACATGAACGTCTGGGAGCGGCTACTGGACGAACTGCACGACCGTGACATGCGGCTCATCATGGACCTCGTGGTCAACCACACCTCCGACGAGCACGAGTGGTTCCGGCGCTCGCGGGAGGGCGAGGACCCCTACGACGACTACTACTACTGGGCGGACGGCACGCCGCCGGGCGAGGGCGACGCGGGCGACAGTGCTGACGCAGACGGGGCCGCCGGCCAGCCCCCGAATAACTGGGAGTCGTTCTTCGAGGCCTCCGCCTGGACCTACGACGAGGAGCGCGGCCAGTACTACCTCCACCTGTTCGACCGGAAGCAACCGGACCTCGACTGGCGCAACCCCGAGGTCCGCGAGGCAGTCTACGACATGATGACCTGGTGGCTGGAGAAGGGCATCGACGGCTTCCGGATGGACGTGATCAACCTCATCTCAAAGACCGAGGGGCTGCCCGACGGCGACCCCGACGCCGGGATGACCGGCGCCGAGCACTTCGTCAGCGGTCCCCGCTTCCAGGAGTACCTCGACGAGATGGTCGACCGCACCGTCGGGAACTACGACGTGATGACCGTCGGCGAGATGGTCGGCGTCGACGCCGCGGAGGCCCGCGAGTACGTCGGCGAGAGCGGCCTCTCGATGCTGATCCACTTCGAGCACATGACCGTCGACACCGGCGACGGCGGCAAGTGGGACGTCACCGACCTCGACCTGCTCGAACTCAAGGACGTCGTCACCGACTGGCAGGAGCAACTGGCCGACGAGGGCTGGAACTGCCTGTACCTCAGCAACCACGACCAGCCGCGCGCCGTCTCGCGGTTCGGCGACGACGGGGAGTACCGCCGCGAGTCCGCGAAGATGCTCGCCACGTTCCTGTTCACCCTGCAGGGCACGCCCTTCGTCTTCCAGGGGCAGGAGATCGGGATGACCAACGCGACGTTCGAGTCGCGCGAAGACGTCCGCGACGTCGAGGCGGCGAACTTCGTCGACCGGGCGCTGGCCTCCGGCGAGTACGATAGCTACGACGAGGTCCGCCCGCTGATCGAGTCCCGGAGCCGCGACAATGCCCGGACGCCCATGCAGTGGACCGACGGCGAGAACGCCGGCTTCACCGAAGGCGACCCCTGGATCCACGTCAACGAGAACCGCGACGAGGTCAACGTCGCGGCGGCCCGCGCCGATCCGGACTCCGTCTGGCACTACTACCGGAAGCTGATCGACCTCCGCGAGGAGCGGGACGTGTTCGTCTACGGCGACTACGAACTGCTGTTGCCCGACCACCCCGACGTGTTCGCCTACCGGCGGACCCTCGAAGACGATGCCCTGCTCGTCGCCTGCAACTTCTCCGGCGAGGAACAGGCCGTCTCGCTGCCCGCCCCCGACGGCCGCGTCGGCCGGGTGATCGGCAACTACCCCGAGGCGGACGAGTCGCCCGGCGACGCCACCCTCCGGCCGTACGAGGCGCGCGTCTGGGAGCGCTGATCCGGCGTCCCCGGGCCGCTCACTCGCGCCGGAACTCGTCGGCGTAGTCGCGCACGTAGTCCCGGATCGTCCGGGGCGGCCGGTTGAGGAGGCGCTCGACGTCGCCTGTCACGCGGTCTGCCAGCCCCAGTCGTGCCGTCGTGTAGACGCCGACCATCAGCAGGGCGAACCCGAGCGGCCGGCCGCTGGCGTATTCCCGTCGGATGAAGGCGGGTATCGAGGGGTCGCCGTAGGTGATCCGACGCCCGAGCGCGTCCGAGAAGGCGGCCGCCACCTCGTCGTAGGTCAGCGCCTCGGGACCGGTCAGGTCGTACGCGACGTTCCGGTGGCCCCGCTCCGTCAGGACGGCCGCACCGACGGCGCCGACGTCGCGGGCGTCGACGAAGCTGGTCGCCCCGTCGCCGGCCGGCACGGATATCTCGTCGCGCTCGACGACGTCCCGGGCGTGGACCTCGTGCAGGTTCTGCGCGAAGAAGGAGGCCCGCAGGAACGCGTGATCGACCGCCGCGTCCGCGAGGTGGCGCTCGATCCGGTGGTGGGGGATCAGGGGATTCCGCTCCGCGCCCAGCGTCGAGAGGTAGGCGACCCGCCCGACGCCGACGCGGGCGGCGGCGTCCGCGAAGTCCGTCAGGCGGCCCCGGGCCACGCCCGGCGGACGGACGAGGAAGAGTCCGTCGACGCCCTCCAGCGCGGAGCCCCACGTCTCAGGCCGCTCGAAGTCGAATGCGACGGGTCGGGCGCCTCCCGAGAGCGCGTCGCCGGCGCCGTCGGGGTCGCGGGTCCCGGCCAGCGCCGTCGCCCCGCGGTCGACCAGTTCCGTGACGACGTGCCGGCCGACGGTGCCCGTCGCGGCCGTGACGAGGACCGTCTCGGCCATCGGTCACCGCCCTCCCGTCCGTAGCGGTCGGACGGGCCGCCCGGGGCAGTCGCTCCGCACTGTCGCGCCGAACTCCGTGGTACCCATGTCACCCCGTAGGGCGCGAGCCGTGAAATGCGTGAAGCTTCGCGGGGCCGAAGCATCGAGCCGCTCTCCGGGGGTCGCCGACCGCGACGCCCGAGTCCCGCCCGGCAGCTATAGCCCCGCCCGCTCGAAGGCCTCGTCCAGAGACTCTTTCGTCCGCCGCGCCGCCGCCTCGTCGTCCATCGCCTCGACCTCGTCGCTGAACGGTTCGACCGTCACCGCGCCCTCGTAGCCGATCCGGTCGAGGTGCCCCAGGAACGCCTCGACGTCGATCACGCCGGTCTCGGCGGGGAGGCGCCGCTCCGTGTCGATCTGCTCCTCCCGGGGGATCCCCTCGGGCGCGTCGTTGAGGTGGACGTCGACGACGTCGTCCCGGTCCAGCGACTCGAGCGCGTCGATCGATCCGCCGGCGGCGTACCAGTGCCAGCTGTCGAGCTGGAGTCCCACGGTGTCGGGGTCGACGGCGTCGCACAGCTCCAGCATCCCCTCGGCGGTGTGGACGAAGTCGTGCTCGTGGCCCTCGCGCAGGGTCTCCGGCCCGAGGAACTCCAGGCCGAGTTCGAGGCCGTGGTCAGCCAGGATCCCGGCCGGTCGCTCCAGGCGCTCCCGGTGGAACCGGAAGTTGTCCTCGAAGTCGCGCTCGTCGCTGAACGACCAGATGAACTGGGTCGCGCAGTCGCAGCCGATCGCCGCGAGGTCGGACGCGACGGTCTCCAGCGCGTCGACGTCGTCCTCGTACTCGTCCTCGTCGGCCGTGACCGCGACCGGGAGCCCGGCGCTGCCCGTCCGCAGGCCGTGTTCGTCGAGCACCGCGCGGTACTCGTCGGGCCCGTGCTCGGTGAGGTAGTCGAGGTCGACCTGAATCGCGTCGAAGCCCGCGTCAGCGGCGAGTTCGGCCGCCTCGGGGAACGGGCGGTCGATGCCGATGTCGCCGGGACCGAGTGAGGTGTACATCGATCCACACCACGGCGTGGTGCCTGTTGCATCTTGCCATTCGTAGCCCGTCGCGTGATCGGACCGGCGACGGGATGGACTGGCAACGGAGACTGGTGACTGGAGAGACTGGCGACGGGAGGGACTGGCGGCGGGGACCGAGCAGAAACCGTGTCGGTCCCGGCCGAATTGTCCGGTGACGGGAGCGTTTTGACTGAACGTCCAGTCAGCCGCGGTATGGCCGATCGCTTCCAGTTCTATCCCCTCTACCTGACGCGGTTCGTCGCGAGTCTCGGCTACATCACGCTACTGACGCTGTTGCCGACGTACATCGAGGCCCTGGGCGCGACGGGCGTCGTGGCCGGCCTGTTCGTCACGGCCCTGGGGGTCGGCCGGACGGTAGCCATCCTCCCGCTGGGCTGGGCGGCCGACCGCTACGACAAGCGCGCTATCCTACTGTTCTCGCTGCTGCTCAGCGGCGTCTCCTACGGCCTCTTTACCCTCGTTGACTCGTCGCTCGGGTTCATCGTCGCCCGGACGCTCCAGGGTCTGGGCATGGTCGGCACCGGGATGGTGAGCCTCGCGCTGGTCGGCGACCTCGCGGCGGCCGACGACCGGGCCAACCAGATCGGGAAGTACAACTCCTGGCGGATGGCCGCCGGCGTCATCGGCACGCTCGGCGCGGGCGTCCTCTACGACTACTACGGGTTCGACCCCATCTTCGCCGTCCTCGTGGTGCTGTTCGCGCTGGCGCTCGTCGGCGTCTGGTGGCTCGTCGACAGCGACGACACGACGGTCACCTCCTTCGCCTTCTTCGACCTGGCGCTGAACGACCGGATCCTCACGGTCACGAGCTTCCGGGCGCAGTACGCCGTCTCCGTGACGCTGGTCCGCAACTGGATGCCCATCTTCGTCGGCGTCGCCGTGGCGCGGGGCGGGCTGGCGCTTTCCGCCACCGCCGTCGGCGTCGTCGTCGCCACCGAGAAGTTCACCAACATGCTCGGCCAGCCGTTCGCAGGCCGGCTCTCGGACCGCTACGGCCGCGGCCTGTTCATGGCGGTGGGCGGCGGCGCCTACGGGCTGGTCGCGCTGGCCATCCCGCTAGCGCCCGCCGCGGGCGAGGCGCTGGGGCTCGCCGCGACGCTCCCCGTCCTCGGGACGATGCCGGCCGCCTTCTTCGTCGCCGTCGCGCTCAACGGGCTGCTCGGGCTGGCCGACAGCCTCCGCGAGCCGGCCAGCATGGCGCTGTTCGCCGACGAGGGGAAGGGCAGCGGCATCACCAGTAGCTTCGGCATCCGCGGGCTGGTCTGGCGGCCCGGCGCACTGATCGCGCCGCTCGTGGGCGGGTACCTGATGGACACCGCCGGCATGAACTGGGTGTTCGTCCTCGCGGGCGTCACCGCGCTGACCGGCGTCGCGACGTTCCTCGGCATCGTCTCGAAGCGGTACGGCCCGCGGGAACTCGCGCGCTGGTAGTCGCCCGGGGGACCGCGGGAGAGGCCAGGACGACCGTCCGGCGGCTGGCGGGACTACGTGCTGCGGAACAGGTCGTGGTAGAACTCGAGGATGTCGTACTCGTCGACCGTGCCGTCGCCGTTGTAGTCGTGCTGACTGGCGTTCGACCTGATCTCGTCCGACTCGTACCGGTCGGCGAACGCCCGCATGTCGTCGATGTCGTGGTCGC
This genomic interval from Halomicrobium urmianum contains the following:
- a CDS encoding ABC transporter substrate-binding protein, with protein sequence MTYDRYRDLLNRRQFVRLAGASGVAALAGCGGDGGGGDDGDGSDGGDGSDGSDGGNGSDGDGGDGGSQQVHDVTHLGWANLVPANVQFNEQNPNSYSAVAFNVLFDEFVKFNYAKGEMTPHAIQDWEFTGDTFEMAIREDLTWDNGDDVTSEDLAVQLRLNQLTGGSLWNYVSSIDTPDDKTVVLNIDGDVNPTIVEYDALTDNWVQQKADIFGEYLEVMENEGNDEAARQLQEFAYQDVVASGPFSLERAGQQQLLTTRRDDHPDSGNINFSEFAFRYIDGNQQTHQALINMEIDSVHTLFASPEVVDQMPDSVQMETIPGKWGYGLVPNHDHEHAGDRAVRQAIQYVINREQVVNNVGNTLKTVPPLPVAIPSADQERWLGDAMSDFNAYGVDESMTDEATAVLEEAGYSKNNGTWQDPDGNAVKLPVSAPQGWSDWVTATETIVDQLASFGFDATVDARSFDSLASTAWPNGDFVLTAGAWIPGGAQAAFPYFSLQQQLLQHNTVPFNYPSLVEAQGGSEGDVTVPDMDGNEMTVNPSDRLEELSQTTDDELTQEIITELAWVTNVDLPIITVMEKQDQTFLTNDEWDVPEQGSEAYQVHWAPYWLTKQGDLSYAGE
- a CDS encoding glycoside hydrolase family 13 protein; the encoded protein is MTDRAWWKEAVVYQVYPRSFNDTDGDGVGDLPGVVEKVDYLDELGVDVVWLNPVYESPMADNGYDIADYRSIHPEFGDMNVWERLLDELHDRDMRLIMDLVVNHTSDEHEWFRRSREGEDPYDDYYYWADGTPPGEGDAGDSADADGAAGQPPNNWESFFEASAWTYDEERGQYYLHLFDRKQPDLDWRNPEVREAVYDMMTWWLEKGIDGFRMDVINLISKTEGLPDGDPDAGMTGAEHFVSGPRFQEYLDEMVDRTVGNYDVMTVGEMVGVDAAEAREYVGESGLSMLIHFEHMTVDTGDGGKWDVTDLDLLELKDVVTDWQEQLADEGWNCLYLSNHDQPRAVSRFGDDGEYRRESAKMLATFLFTLQGTPFVFQGQEIGMTNATFESREDVRDVEAANFVDRALASGEYDSYDEVRPLIESRSRDNARTPMQWTDGENAGFTEGDPWIHVNENRDEVNVAAARADPDSVWHYYRKLIDLREERDVFVYGDYELLLPDHPDVFAYRRTLEDDALLVACNFSGEEQAVSLPAPDGRVGRVIGNYPEADESPGDATLRPYEARVWER
- a CDS encoding SDR family oxidoreductase, with translation MAETVLVTAATGTVGRHVVTELVDRGATALAGTRDPDGAGDALSGGARPVAFDFERPETWGSALEGVDGLFLVRPPGVARGRLTDFADAAARVGVGRVAYLSTLGAERNPLIPHHRIERHLADAAVDHAFLRASFFAQNLHEVHARDVVERDEISVPAGDGATSFVDARDVGAVGAAVLTERGHRNVAYDLTGPEALTYDEVAAAFSDALGRRITYGDPSIPAFIRREYASGRPLGFALLMVGVYTTARLGLADRVTGDVERLLNRPPRTIRDYVRDYADEFRRE
- a CDS encoding sugar phosphate isomerase/epimerase family protein; amino-acid sequence: MYTSLGPGDIGIDRPFPEAAELAADAGFDAIQVDLDYLTEHGPDEYRAVLDEHGLRTGSAGLPVAVTADEDEYEDDVDALETVASDLAAIGCDCATQFIWSFSDERDFEDNFRFHRERLERPAGILADHGLELGLEFLGPETLREGHEHDFVHTAEGMLELCDAVDPDTVGLQLDSWHWYAAGGSIDALESLDRDDVVDVHLNDAPEGIPREEQIDTERRLPAETGVIDVEAFLGHLDRIGYEGAVTVEPFSDEVEAMDDEAAARRTKESLDEAFERAGL
- a CDS encoding MFS transporter; translation: MADRFQFYPLYLTRFVASLGYITLLTLLPTYIEALGATGVVAGLFVTALGVGRTVAILPLGWAADRYDKRAILLFSLLLSGVSYGLFTLVDSSLGFIVARTLQGLGMVGTGMVSLALVGDLAAADDRANQIGKYNSWRMAAGVIGTLGAGVLYDYYGFDPIFAVLVVLFALALVGVWWLVDSDDTTVTSFAFFDLALNDRILTVTSFRAQYAVSVTLVRNWMPIFVGVAVARGGLALSATAVGVVVATEKFTNMLGQPFAGRLSDRYGRGLFMAVGGGAYGLVALAIPLAPAAGEALGLAATLPVLGTMPAAFFVAVALNGLLGLADSLREPASMALFADEGKGSGITSSFGIRGLVWRPGALIAPLVGGYLMDTAGMNWVFVLAGVTALTGVATFLGIVSKRYGPRELARW